One segment of candidate division KSB1 bacterium DNA contains the following:
- a CDS encoding YCF48-related protein produces MKFAPTRFIFIALLPIVLLAQNKWEWQNPLPQGYALYDLHLFDANTVLAVGEASTAIKTTDGGTSWSLQHNIGGELITVQFEAISFADATTGFAAGPGDRIYKTTNAGTNWSLQNTGVLSTLRGVDFFNAQTGWAVGDAGTIIRTTNGGTSWTTQTSGTTQALNDVDFLDANNGCAVGRSGTILTTTNAGTSWTTRSGGTNAILNAVQFINATTIIAVGNGGVILKTTNGGASWTVFNSNVTQLLDVFFIDANTGWAVGFDGVILKTGDGGASWSPQISGTTKILRAVRFINTTTGWAMGANGTILKTTDGGTTWVAQNQGPTIAFLDIESFNAATGWAVGELGTILKTNDGLTWQAQVSNTQRYLYDVEVIDANTAWIAGQVGTILKTSTGGTTWTPQSSGTNWDLNAITSVDVNTAWAVGGQGTILKTTDGGTNWNAQTSGSVLTLHDVHAFNANTVVVVGQNGTILRTTDGGVTWPSQTSGTTNTLFDVHFVDANNGWAVGARNTIIKTTNGGTTWTPQTSGITTGAPTLNAVHFIDANTGWIVAVGGTIQKTTNGGATWSVLNLSTPSQNAIYFTAAGTGWGAGVIGAILKFSGGTTAVSERTVDRVPEQYILQQNYPNPFNPSTVISFQLPVNSHVTLKAFDVTGREVATLVEGNLAAGTHSVTFTPRETTTGLYFYKLTAGQFSQTRKALLVK; encoded by the coding sequence ATGAAATTTGCCCCAACCAGATTCATCTTCATTGCGCTGTTGCCGATTGTTCTTCTCGCCCAGAACAAGTGGGAGTGGCAAAATCCCCTGCCGCAAGGCTACGCGCTGTACGATCTGCATCTTTTCGATGCGAACACGGTTCTGGCGGTGGGCGAGGCCTCGACCGCCATTAAAACCACAGACGGCGGAACGAGTTGGAGCTTGCAGCACAACATTGGCGGTGAGTTGATCACGGTTCAGTTCGAGGCAATTAGCTTTGCTGATGCGACCACTGGCTTTGCCGCTGGTCCCGGCGATCGCATTTACAAAACCACCAACGCCGGCACGAACTGGTCTTTGCAAAACACCGGCGTGCTCTCCACGCTGCGCGGCGTTGATTTCTTCAATGCGCAAACCGGCTGGGCTGTCGGTGATGCCGGCACTATCATTCGTACCACCAACGGCGGTACGAGCTGGACGACGCAAACCAGCGGCACAACGCAAGCCTTGAATGATGTCGATTTCCTCGACGCCAACAACGGTTGTGCCGTCGGCAGAAGCGGCACGATTTTGACGACGACCAACGCCGGCACAAGCTGGACCACGCGCAGCGGCGGAACCAACGCCATCCTGAATGCCGTGCAGTTCATCAATGCCACCACCATCATCGCGGTGGGCAATGGCGGCGTCATTCTCAAAACGACGAATGGCGGCGCGAGCTGGACGGTGTTCAACAGCAACGTCACGCAATTGCTCGATGTTTTCTTCATTGATGCGAACACCGGCTGGGCCGTGGGCTTTGACGGCGTTATTTTGAAAACGGGCGATGGCGGCGCCTCGTGGAGTCCGCAAATCAGCGGCACGACGAAGATTCTGCGCGCCGTGCGGTTTATCAACACCACCACGGGCTGGGCCATGGGCGCCAATGGCACCATTCTCAAAACCACCGATGGCGGCACGACGTGGGTGGCGCAAAATCAGGGGCCGACCATCGCCTTTCTCGACATCGAATCTTTCAATGCCGCCACCGGTTGGGCCGTGGGCGAGCTGGGCACCATTCTCAAAACCAACGACGGCCTCACCTGGCAGGCGCAGGTCAGCAACACGCAGCGTTATTTGTATGATGTTGAAGTCATCGACGCGAACACCGCGTGGATCGCGGGGCAGGTCGGCACGATTCTCAAAACCAGCACCGGTGGCACAACGTGGACGCCGCAAAGCAGCGGCACCAACTGGGATCTCAATGCCATCACTTCCGTTGATGTCAATACCGCTTGGGCGGTGGGCGGCCAGGGAACGATTTTGAAAACCACGGATGGTGGCACCAATTGGAATGCGCAAACCAGTGGCAGCGTTTTGACTCTGCATGATGTGCATGCCTTCAATGCCAACACCGTTGTGGTCGTCGGGCAAAACGGCACGATTTTGCGAACGACGGATGGCGGCGTCACCTGGCCTTCACAAACCAGCGGCACCACAAACACGTTGTTCGATGTTCATTTTGTGGATGCGAATAATGGCTGGGCCGTCGGCGCGCGCAACACCATCATCAAAACCACCAATGGCGGTACGACGTGGACGCCGCAAACCAGCGGCATCACCACCGGCGCGCCCACACTCAATGCGGTGCATTTCATCGATGCCAACACCGGCTGGATCGTTGCAGTAGGCGGCACCATACAGAAAACGACGAATGGCGGCGCCACGTGGAGCGTGTTGAATTTGTCAACGCCGAGCCAGAATGCGATTTACTTTACCGCTGCCGGAACCGGCTGGGGCGCGGGCGTGATCGGCGCGATTTTGAAATTCAGCGGCGGCACCACTGCGGTCAGCGAGAGGACAGTTGATCGGGTGCCGGAGCAGTACATCTTGCAGCAGAATTATCCGAATCCGTTCAACCCCTCAACAGTGATCAGTTTTCAGTTGCCGGTGAACAGTCACGTGACACTGAAGGCGTTCGATGTGACTGGCAGAGAGGTGGCGACGCTGGTGGAAGGTAATCTCGCAGCCGGAACTCATAGCGTAACGTTTACGCCGCGAGAGACAACGACCGGTTTGTATTTTTACAAACTCACCGCGGGCCAATTTTCGCAAACGCGCAAAGCCTTGTTGGTGAAATAA
- a CDS encoding T9SS type A sorting domain-containing protein, with translation MKKSLFQLARFIWLFMSTLGALAFAQQPKTHTVLVKPDGSFEPKWTYIHDGDTVQWQFSSRTDAIIPVNPIDSLSVSCSAYKPYNPADPNEFTGPMPRAASGIFTLGPDGEGFVIETRGQPNPSCDYLRSPARVGDQYLCPTGANYATMDWTWQNPNLTGVFIRLRWDEVNPAPGVYDWTAMDREIEKAVRNGKLYSLSFKAGAKGTPDWIFNPAIAGANVVKRLTFQDDSDGSTCGTVMDLGSPADPNYRKLYFDLWRAAARHIRERNAWYRALAYVKPSGANLFSHENRLPKHCLPNCPICNPQVWAEQGSYTPNALYEFYSQQIAMLAAEFPDKEMSYQLIQDGFPLVNNNGEYKPPLTSPLPTGSEQTETILKQGAREHGLRFVVQHNGLQPRPQDHTPPRPPCPNEGKHPAVPPFGEVGSGCPNRWVLQAGAAGQITGFQTVILSNVIELESALQNAWDNSDAIFVEIYEQKFWEAEVGGPVLNPNASGRTINDWANLFHQRRQQDWAAKLGEAFPLTHRHVFKRTISSPTANELFYYINPAKCGTGSTTKFGVIVILPSNVTSVAENKESPASFALQQNFPNPFWANDASTVISFQLPAAGDVRIAIYSINGQLVRQLVNAKLAGGAHRVFWDGTDDSGRRVANGNYFYQLTTGEVRLTKHLVLMR, from the coding sequence ATGAAAAAGAGCCTTTTTCAGCTTGCCCGGTTCATTTGGCTGTTCATGTCAACGCTTGGCGCTCTTGCCTTCGCGCAGCAACCGAAAACGCACACGGTGTTGGTAAAGCCGGACGGCTCGTTCGAGCCGAAATGGACGTACATCCACGACGGCGACACGGTACAGTGGCAATTCAGTTCGCGCACCGATGCCATCATTCCGGTGAATCCGATTGATTCGCTGAGTGTTTCTTGTTCGGCGTACAAACCGTACAACCCGGCTGATCCGAATGAATTCACCGGGCCGATGCCGCGCGCGGCCTCCGGCATTTTCACGCTCGGGCCGGATGGCGAAGGCTTTGTCATCGAAACGCGCGGCCAGCCCAATCCCTCCTGCGATTATCTGCGTTCGCCGGCGCGAGTCGGTGATCAATATCTCTGCCCGACCGGCGCCAATTACGCGACGATGGATTGGACGTGGCAGAATCCCAATCTCACCGGCGTGTTCATCCGGCTGCGATGGGATGAGGTCAATCCTGCGCCCGGGGTTTACGACTGGACCGCGATGGATCGCGAAATTGAAAAAGCCGTGCGCAACGGCAAATTGTACAGTCTGTCCTTCAAAGCCGGAGCGAAGGGCACACCCGATTGGATCTTCAACCCGGCCATCGCGGGCGCCAATGTCGTCAAGCGGCTTACGTTTCAGGATGATTCCGACGGCAGCACCTGCGGCACGGTGATGGACCTCGGCAGCCCGGCCGATCCGAACTACCGCAAGCTTTATTTCGATTTGTGGCGCGCAGCGGCGCGGCATATTCGCGAGCGCAACGCCTGGTATCGTGCACTGGCCTACGTCAAACCCTCCGGCGCGAATCTGTTTTCGCATGAAAACCGTTTGCCCAAACACTGTCTGCCGAATTGCCCGATTTGCAATCCGCAGGTCTGGGCGGAACAAGGCAGCTACACGCCGAACGCGCTGTATGAATTTTACAGCCAACAGATCGCGATGCTGGCGGCGGAATTTCCCGATAAAGAGATGAGCTATCAACTCATTCAGGACGGTTTCCCGCTGGTCAACAACAATGGCGAATACAAGCCTCCGCTGACTTCTCCCCTGCCGACTGGCTCGGAGCAGACGGAAACGATCTTGAAGCAGGGTGCCCGCGAACACGGCCTGCGCTTCGTGGTGCAGCACAACGGCCTCCAGCCCAGACCGCAGGATCATACGCCGCCGCGACCGCCGTGTCCAAACGAGGGAAAACATCCTGCCGTTCCTCCCTTTGGCGAAGTCGGTTCGGGCTGCCCCAATCGCTGGGTGTTGCAAGCCGGCGCGGCGGGGCAGATCACGGGATTTCAAACCGTGATTCTGAGCAACGTCATTGAGCTGGAGTCAGCATTGCAGAACGCGTGGGATAATTCCGATGCGATCTTTGTGGAGATTTACGAGCAAAAATTTTGGGAGGCCGAAGTGGGCGGGCCGGTGCTCAATCCCAATGCCTCGGGCCGCACGATCAACGATTGGGCGAACCTGTTTCATCAGCGCCGGCAGCAGGACTGGGCGGCGAAACTCGGCGAGGCTTTTCCGCTGACGCATCGCCACGTGTTCAAGCGCACGATCAGCTCGCCAACGGCGAATGAGCTTTTCTATTATATCAATCCTGCGAAATGCGGCACGGGCAGCACCACGAAATTCGGGGTGATCGTGATTCTGCCGAGCAATGTCACCTCCGTGGCGGAAAACAAAGAGTCGCCGGCGAGTTTTGCCTTGCAGCAAAATTTTCCCAACCCATTTTGGGCGAACGATGCAAGTACGGTGATCAGTTTTCAACTGCCGGCGGCGGGCGACGTGCGCATTGCGATTTATTCGATCAACGGCCAGCTCGTGCGGCAATTGGTCAACGCCAAATTGGCGGGCGGCGCGCATCGAGTTTTTTGGGATGGCACCGATGATTCCGGCCGGCGCGTGGCGAATGGAAATTATTTTTATCAGCTCACGACGGGCGAGGTGCGGCTGACGAAGCATTTGGTTTTGATGAGATGA
- a CDS encoding T9SS type A sorting domain-containing protein, translated as MPCPPNAFVFSGDPVTGTGFLDGLGTDYSSSAGDRRFYLPSGPFTLAPGDMQEVVHAFVAALGADRLSSLMLLRFYVEQLRLWHPGQGLFADRRAFQEPQPELPNYYTLAPNHPNPFAESTRMSDKLPRAVKVRLAIYDLLGHELVVLAEGMQAAGTYHVSWNGRDRHGHEPPSGVYWCHVRAGHVTITRKVALVR; from the coding sequence GTGCCATGCCCCCCCAATGCCTTTGTGTTTTCCGGCGATCCGGTAACTGGAACCGGCTTCCTGGACGGTTTGGGAACGGACTATTCATCCTCTGCTGGTGACCGGCGCTTTTATCTTCCCAGCGGGCCATTCACGCTCGCGCCGGGTGACATGCAGGAGGTGGTGCATGCGTTTGTAGCCGCCCTCGGCGCCGATCGTTTGTCGAGCCTGATGTTGTTGAGGTTTTATGTCGAGCAGTTGCGGCTGTGGCATCCCGGGCAGGGTTTGTTTGCTGATCGCCGGGCGTTTCAGGAGCCGCAGCCGGAACTGCCGAACTACTACACGCTCGCGCCGAACCATCCCAATCCTTTTGCAGAAAGCACGCGCATGAGTGACAAGTTGCCGCGGGCAGTCAAGGTGCGGCTGGCGATCTATGATTTGCTCGGACACGAGCTGGTAGTCCTGGCGGAAGGCATGCAGGCAGCGGGCACGTATCACGTGAGTTGGAACGGCCGCGATCGCCACGGCCACGAACCGCCGAGCGGGGTTTATTGGTGTCACGTGCGTGCGGGTCATGTGACGATCACGCGCAAAGTCGCGCTCGTGCGATGA
- the nifJ gene encoding pyruvate:ferredoxin (flavodoxin) oxidoreductase: METKIFKTIDGNEAVAHVTFRVNEVIAIYPITPSSPMGELADAWASEHMPNLWGIVPTVVEMQSEGGAAGAVHGALQAGALTTTFTSSQGLLLMIPNMYKIAGELTATVFHVAARTVAAHALSIFGDHSDVMATRATGFALLGSASVQEAMDFALISQAATLKARIPFLHFFDGFRTSHEVSKIALVSEEVMRALIDEELILAHRRRALSPDHPVLRGTAQNPDVFFQARETVNPYYLACPAVVQEVMDQFARLTGRQYRLFEYHGSPTAERVIILMGSGCETAHETVDYLNARGENVGVLKVRLYRPFDVRSFLAALPQTVKAVAVLDRTKEPGSAGEPLYLDCVNALHEGMTQGWRQSLPKVIGGRYGLSSKEFTPAMVKGLFDHLAGSTLKNHFTLGIQDDVTHTSLPYDPAFSTEPDNVIRALFYGLGSDGTVSANKNSIKIIGEHTDHYAQGYFVYDSKKAGAVTVSHLRFGPQPIRSTYLISRPNFVACHQPVFLERYDMLTGIMEGGTFLLNSPHGPEEVWGHLPRKMQEDILRKKLKFYVIDATRVARESGMGGRINTVMQVCFFALSGVLPREEAIAAIKQSVVETYGKKGEEIVRINLAAVDRTLAHLYEVKVPANRNGSLAIPPPPFMPADPFVRDVLGAIIAGRGDELPVSALPVDGTFPTGTAKWEKRNLALEIPVWEPDICIQCGKCAMVCPHAVIRIKAYEEKYLAQAPATFKACDARDREWQGLKYTIQVAPEDCTGCALCVDVCPAKKKSETRIKAINMRPQPSLRETERKNWEFFLTIPEMDRRQVKVSSIRQQQVQEPLFEFSGACAGCGETPYIKLLTQLFGDRALVANATGCSSIYGGNLPTTPWTKNAEGRGPAWSNSLFEDNAEFGLGFRLAIDKQREMAAQLLQDLSGMLGDDLVNAILGAPQKDEADIYEQRMRVDLLKKKLQRLATPEARRLLPLADALVRKSVWIIGGDGWAYDIGFGGLDHVLASGRDVNVLVLDTEVYSNTGGQMSKATPRGAVAKFAAGGKPAPKKDLGLIAMTYGNVYVARVAMGARDEHTLRAFLEAEAYEGPSLIIAYSHCIAHGINMATAMQNQKAAVEAGQWLLYRYHPERAKHGENPLTLDSPAPKLPLDKYFYMENRFKILTKSRPEDAKRMLKEAQEEVNARWKFYEYLAARPVGNGKAGDEEGKA; this comes from the coding sequence ATGGAAACGAAAATTTTCAAAACGATCGACGGCAATGAGGCCGTGGCCCACGTGACATTCCGCGTGAATGAAGTCATTGCGATCTATCCCATCACACCCTCCTCGCCCATGGGCGAATTGGCCGACGCCTGGGCTTCGGAGCACATGCCCAACTTGTGGGGCATCGTGCCGACCGTCGTGGAGATGCAGAGTGAGGGCGGGGCGGCGGGTGCGGTGCACGGCGCGCTGCAGGCCGGCGCCCTGACCACCACGTTCACTTCGTCGCAAGGCTTGTTGCTGATGATCCCCAACATGTACAAGATCGCCGGCGAGCTGACCGCGACGGTGTTTCACGTGGCGGCGCGGACGGTGGCGGCACATGCGCTTTCGATTTTTGGGGATCACAGCGACGTGATGGCGACACGCGCCACCGGTTTTGCGCTGCTCGGTTCGGCCTCGGTGCAGGAGGCGATGGATTTTGCCCTGATCAGCCAGGCGGCCACGCTCAAAGCGCGCATACCTTTCCTGCATTTCTTCGACGGCTTCCGGACCTCGCATGAGGTCTCCAAAATCGCGCTGGTTTCCGAAGAGGTGATGCGGGCGCTGATCGACGAGGAGTTGATTCTGGCGCACCGCCGCCGCGCCCTGTCGCCGGATCATCCGGTGCTGCGCGGCACGGCGCAGAATCCCGATGTCTTTTTCCAGGCGCGCGAGACGGTCAATCCCTACTATCTCGCCTGCCCGGCGGTGGTGCAGGAGGTGATGGATCAGTTTGCCCGGCTCACCGGCCGGCAATACCGGCTGTTCGAATATCACGGCTCCCCCACCGCCGAGCGGGTGATCATTCTCATGGGCTCGGGATGCGAAACGGCGCATGAGACGGTGGATTATCTCAATGCGCGCGGGGAGAATGTCGGCGTGCTGAAAGTGCGGCTTTACCGGCCGTTCGATGTGCGCAGCTTCCTGGCGGCGCTGCCGCAGACGGTCAAGGCCGTGGCGGTGCTGGATCGCACCAAGGAGCCGGGCAGTGCCGGCGAACCGCTCTATCTCGATTGTGTCAATGCCCTGCATGAGGGGATGACGCAGGGCTGGCGGCAGAGTCTGCCGAAGGTTATCGGCGGCCGGTACGGCCTGTCATCGAAGGAATTCACGCCGGCGATGGTGAAGGGCCTGTTCGATCATCTCGCGGGCAGCACGCTGAAGAATCATTTCACCCTCGGCATCCAGGACGATGTGACGCATACCAGCCTGCCGTATGACCCGGCCTTCTCGACCGAGCCGGACAACGTCATTCGTGCACTGTTTTACGGGCTGGGCTCGGACGGCACCGTGAGCGCGAACAAGAATTCGATCAAGATCATCGGGGAGCATACCGACCATTACGCGCAGGGCTATTTTGTTTATGATTCCAAGAAGGCGGGCGCGGTCACGGTTTCGCATTTGCGCTTCGGCCCGCAGCCCATCCGTTCCACTTATTTGATCTCACGGCCCAATTTCGTCGCCTGCCACCAGCCGGTGTTTCTGGAGCGCTACGACATGCTGACGGGCATCATGGAGGGAGGGACGTTTCTGCTTAATTCGCCCCACGGGCCGGAGGAGGTGTGGGGTCATTTGCCACGCAAGATGCAGGAGGACATTCTCCGCAAGAAGTTGAAATTTTATGTCATCGATGCCACCCGGGTGGCGCGTGAGAGCGGCATGGGCGGCCGCATCAACACGGTGATGCAGGTGTGTTTTTTCGCGCTCTCCGGGGTGCTGCCCAGGGAGGAGGCCATTGCCGCGATCAAGCAGTCGGTGGTGGAGACCTATGGCAAAAAGGGGGAGGAGATCGTGCGCATCAACCTGGCCGCGGTTGACCGCACGCTGGCGCATTTGTATGAAGTGAAGGTTCCGGCCAACCGCAACGGCAGCCTTGCCATTCCGCCGCCGCCGTTCATGCCGGCCGATCCTTTCGTGCGCGACGTGCTCGGTGCCATCATTGCCGGTCGTGGCGATGAACTGCCGGTGAGCGCGCTGCCGGTGGACGGCACTTTCCCCACCGGCACGGCGAAATGGGAAAAGCGCAATCTCGCGCTGGAAATTCCGGTGTGGGAGCCGGACATCTGCATCCAGTGTGGCAAATGCGCCATGGTTTGCCCCCACGCCGTGATCCGCATCAAGGCTTATGAGGAGAAATATCTCGCCCAGGCGCCTGCCACGTTCAAGGCGTGCGACGCGCGCGACCGCGAGTGGCAGGGGTTGAAATACACCATCCAGGTGGCGCCGGAGGATTGCACCGGCTGCGCCTTGTGTGTGGATGTGTGCCCGGCCAAAAAGAAATCCGAAACGCGCATCAAAGCGATCAATATGCGGCCGCAGCCGTCGCTGCGCGAGACGGAGCGCAAAAACTGGGAGTTCTTCCTGACCATTCCCGAGATGGACCGGCGCCAGGTCAAAGTGAGCAGCATTCGCCAGCAGCAGGTGCAGGAGCCGCTGTTCGAGTTTTCCGGGGCATGTGCCGGTTGCGGCGAGACCCCCTATATCAAGTTACTGACGCAATTGTTCGGCGATCGCGCGCTGGTTGCGAATGCCACCGGCTGCTCGTCGATTTATGGCGGCAATCTGCCCACCACGCCGTGGACCAAAAACGCCGAGGGCCGCGGCCCGGCCTGGTCCAATTCCCTGTTTGAAGACAATGCCGAGTTTGGCCTGGGCTTTCGTCTGGCCATCGACAAGCAGAGAGAGATGGCCGCGCAACTGCTGCAGGATCTCTCCGGCATGCTGGGTGATGACCTGGTCAATGCCATTCTGGGCGCGCCGCAAAAGGACGAGGCCGACATTTATGAGCAGCGCATGCGCGTGGATTTGCTCAAGAAGAAGCTGCAGCGGTTGGCGACACCCGAGGCCAGGCGGTTGCTGCCGCTCGCCGACGCGCTGGTGCGCAAGAGTGTCTGGATCATCGGCGGGGACGGCTGGGCTTATGACATCGGCTTCGGCGGGCTGGATCATGTGCTCGCCAGCGGCCGGGACGTCAACGTGCTCGTGCTCGACACGGAAGTCTATTCCAACACCGGCGGTCAAATGTCGAAAGCCACACCGCGCGGCGCCGTCGCCAAGTTCGCGGCCGGCGGCAAGCCAGCGCCAAAAAAAGATCTCGGTCTGATTGCCATGACCTACGGCAACGTCTACGTGGCGCGCGTGGCCATGGGCGCCAGGGACGAACACACCCTGCGGGCCTTCCTGGAGGCGGAGGCCTATGAAGGGCCGTCGTTGATCATCGCCTACAGCCATTGCATCGCCCACGGCATCAACATGGCAACCGCCATGCAGAACCAAAAAGCGGCGGTGGAGGCGGGGCAGTGGCTGCTGTATCGCTACCATCCCGAGCGTGCCAAACATGGCGAGAATCCCCTGACGCTTGATTCTCCCGCCCCCAAACTGCCACTGGACAAATATTTCTACATGGAGAACCGCTTCAAGATACTCACCAAGAGCAGACCGGAGGACGCCAAGCGCATGCTCAAGGAGGCGCAGGAGGAGGTCAACGCGCGCTGGAAGTTCTATGAGTATCTGGCGGCGCGGCCCGTTGGCAACGGCAAGGCCGGAGATGAAGAGGGGAAAGCGTAA
- a CDS encoding dihydroorotate dehydrogenase-like protein, translating into MDLTTTYLGMKLRSPLVPSASPLSEEISGIERMREAGAAAVVLYSLFEEQLRLETYELNHHLTYGTESFPEALTYFPQPQEFHLGPDGYLEHIRRAKQAVDIPIIASLNGSTVGGWIDFARLIEEAGADALELNLYHIPTDLELPGAELEQRYLDVLRAVKAAVKIPVAVKLSPFFTNFANMAHRFDQAGANGLVLFNRFYQPDIDLENLEVRLNVLLSTPQSLRLPLTWIGILYGRVQADLAATSGIHEATDVVKMLMVGASVTMMAAALLRYGIDHLRRVEQNLVRWMEEHEYESVRQMRGSMSQINCPDPSAFERAQYMKALQSYKPEAQHTAL; encoded by the coding sequence ATGGATTTGACCACAACCTATCTCGGCATGAAACTGCGCTCGCCACTGGTGCCTTCCGCCTCGCCGCTTTCCGAAGAGATCAGCGGCATTGAGCGCATGCGGGAGGCGGGCGCGGCGGCGGTGGTGCTGTACTCCCTTTTTGAAGAGCAATTGCGGCTCGAAACCTACGAGCTCAATCACCATCTCACCTATGGCACCGAGAGCTTCCCCGAAGCGCTGACGTATTTTCCCCAGCCGCAGGAGTTTCATCTCGGGCCGGACGGTTACCTCGAGCACATTCGGCGCGCCAAGCAGGCGGTGGACATTCCCATCATCGCCAGCCTGAACGGGTCCACGGTTGGCGGCTGGATCGACTTTGCCCGGCTGATCGAAGAGGCGGGTGCCGACGCGCTGGAATTGAACCTCTATCATATTCCCACGGATCTCGAACTCCCGGGCGCGGAACTCGAGCAGCGCTATCTGGACGTGCTTCGCGCGGTAAAAGCGGCGGTGAAAATTCCGGTGGCGGTCAAACTCAGCCCGTTCTTCACCAATTTCGCCAACATGGCGCATCGTTTCGACCAGGCCGGTGCGAACGGTCTGGTGCTGTTCAACCGCTTCTATCAGCCGGACATCGATCTCGAGAACCTGGAGGTGCGGCTCAATGTTCTGCTGAGCACGCCGCAATCTTTGCGACTGCCGCTGACCTGGATCGGCATACTCTACGGCCGCGTGCAGGCTGATCTCGCCGCCACCAGTGGCATCCATGAAGCCACGGACGTGGTCAAGATGCTGATGGTGGGCGCCAGCGTGACCATGATGGCGGCCGCACTGCTGCGCTATGGCATCGATCATCTCCGCCGCGTCGAGCAAAATCTGGTGCGCTGGATGGAAGAGCACGAATACGAATCCGTCCGGCAAATGCGGGGGAGCATGAGTCAGATCAACTGTCCGGATCCCTCCGCCTTCGAGCGCGCGCAGTACATGAAAGCCCTGCAGAGTTACAAGCCGGAGGCGCAGCACACGGCATTGTAG
- a CDS encoding cytochrome c family protein — protein sequence MLKRTSLVLMLIALLPVVLMAQSKAKYVGANACKACHLAPKSGAAFTIWQNGPHARAFATLASPAALEIAKKKGIADPQKDPGCLKCHDTAAGVPAAQLAASFKPGEGVGCESCHGAGSEYKSMTVMKDLDAGKIKPETVGLIKGDEKTCLKCHNSESPTFKGFNFVEYSKKIAHPTPKL from the coding sequence ATGTTGAAACGCACAAGTCTTGTGTTGATGCTGATTGCACTGCTGCCGGTCGTGTTGATGGCGCAAAGCAAAGCCAAGTACGTTGGTGCCAACGCCTGCAAGGCCTGTCACCTTGCGCCCAAAAGCGGTGCCGCTTTCACCATCTGGCAAAATGGTCCGCATGCCAGGGCGTTTGCCACGCTGGCAAGCCCGGCGGCCCTGGAAATTGCCAAGAAGAAAGGCATCGCGGATCCGCAAAAAGATCCTGGCTGTTTGAAATGCCATGACACCGCGGCGGGCGTGCCTGCGGCGCAACTCGCGGCCAGCTTCAAGCCCGGGGAGGGCGTGGGCTGTGAATCCTGCCATGGCGCGGGCTCGGAGTACAAAAGCATGACGGTGATGAAGGATCTGGACGCCGGCAAGATCAAACCCGAAACCGTCGGCCTGATCAAGGGTGATGAGAAAACCTGTCTGAAGTGCCACAACTCCGAAAGCCCGACTTTCAAGGGCTTCAACTTTGTGGAGTACAGCAAGAAAATCGCCCATCCGACACCGAAGCTCTAG